In Methylocystis echinoides, one genomic interval encodes:
- a CDS encoding cytochrome c: MSRFAALSLLTALALPAGFAAAQPAPPSKSALKQGEAIAKNNCGACHAVGRRGASPNPKSPPFRSLARRYPLANLEEALGEGIVVGHEGLDMPQFRFETGEVEALLAYLASIQKR, from the coding sequence ATGTCCCGATTCGCCGCGCTGTCGCTTCTCACGGCTCTCGCGCTCCCCGCCGGCTTTGCGGCGGCGCAGCCGGCGCCCCCGTCCAAGAGCGCCCTCAAACAGGGCGAGGCGATCGCAAAAAACAACTGCGGGGCCTGTCATGCGGTTGGCCGGCGGGGCGCGAGCCCCAATCCCAAGTCCCCGCCGTTTCGCTCTCTCGCGCGGCGATATCCGCTCGCCAATCTCGAGGAGGCGTTGGGCGAGGGAATCGTGGTCGGCCACGAAGGGCTCGACATGCCGCAGTTCCGCTTCGAAACGGGCGAAGTCGAGGCGCTGCTCGCCTATCTGGCGTCGATCCAGAAGCGCTGA
- a CDS encoding universal stress protein produces MFKKILVPVDLSEPDMTKLALDAALALAKTGSEASLRLINVQPLVPVAFVDYIPPNFDEEMREAAEKEIADLAAKVDLPGERVSSTVRFGAVYPEVLAEAEDWSADLIVVGSHRPTMATYLLGSNAKTIVRHAKCSVLVVRQ; encoded by the coding sequence ATGTTTAAGAAGATTCTCGTGCCGGTTGATCTGAGCGAGCCGGACATGACCAAACTTGCGCTCGACGCTGCGCTCGCCCTGGCCAAAACCGGCTCCGAGGCGAGCCTGCGGCTCATCAATGTCCAACCGCTCGTGCCGGTGGCCTTCGTCGACTATATCCCACCGAATTTCGACGAAGAAATGCGCGAGGCGGCTGAGAAGGAGATCGCTGATCTCGCCGCCAAGGTCGATTTGCCGGGCGAGCGCGTCTCGTCGACCGTGCGCTTCGGCGCCGTCTATCCCGAGGTGCTCGCGGAAGCCGAAGATTGGAGCGCGGATCTGATCGTCGTCGGTTCGCATCGGCCGACGATGGCGACCTACCTGCTCGGCTCCAACGCGAAAACGATCGTCCGCCACGCCAAGTGTTCGGTGCTCGTCGTCCGCCAGTAG
- a CDS encoding response regulator, translating into MNLPSEDAQTPETAQAPRTKRQRRALDVLVIEDESIIAKDIELIVSDLGHRVIGPARTHEEALSLALKARPAVVVADVKLADGSSGIVAVDEMLKSIDAAVIFVTAVPQWLQTGELEPVLVIPKPYSVDEIKNAVSKATSKRSQSLDTIMATKSAVSRLTRKQ; encoded by the coding sequence GTGAACCTCCCTTCTGAAGACGCGCAGACGCCCGAGACGGCGCAGGCGCCCCGCACCAAGCGACAGCGCCGCGCGCTCGACGTGCTGGTGATCGAAGACGAGTCCATCATCGCCAAGGACATCGAGCTGATTGTGAGCGATCTCGGCCACCGTGTGATCGGCCCGGCCCGCACGCACGAAGAAGCGCTGTCGCTCGCGCTGAAGGCGCGGCCGGCCGTCGTCGTCGCGGACGTCAAGCTCGCTGACGGCAGCTCCGGCATCGTTGCGGTCGACGAGATGCTGAAAAGCATCGACGCGGCCGTAATCTTCGTCACCGCCGTTCCCCAGTGGCTGCAGACAGGGGAGCTGGAGCCGGTGCTGGTGATCCCGAAGCCCTATTCGGTCGACGAGATCAAGAACGCCGTGTCGAAGGCGACGTCGAAGCGCTCACAGTCGCTCGACACCATCATGGCGACGAAAAGCGCGGTCAGCCGGCTCACCCGCAAGCAATAA
- a CDS encoding YgiQ family radical SAM protein, producing MATLEPQAVKPLFSYRKYWAQRFGVAPFLPMSRAEMEALGWDSCDVILVTGDAYIDHPSFGMAIVGRLLEAQGFRVGIIAQPDWRDASAFRALGRPNLFFGVTSGNMDSMVNRYTSDRRLRHNDSYTPGGEGGKRPDRAVIVYAQRAREAFPDAPILLGGIEASLRRIAHYDYWSDKVRRAILLDAKADLLLYGNAERALVDVAHRIAKSGLDQDFSNLRGLALLRDATPDGWTEAAADDLDDPSEGRRRGTGEEAEKIVIRLPSFEQVRGDPESYARASRVLHKESNPGNARPLVQRHGDKDVWLTAPPIPLTMAEMDAVYELPFARAPHPAYGGAKIPAWEMIRHSVTIMRGCFGGCSFCSITEHEGRIIQSRSEGSILREIETIRDKTEGFTGVISDIGGPTANMYRMACKDRETEALCRRPSCVYPDVCKNLDTSHEALIQLYRKARAIPGVKKVFVASGVRYDLAVKSSAYVRELVEHHVGGYLKIAPEHTEAGPLSKMMKPGIGAYDRFKQLFDAAARAAKKDYFLIPYFIAAHPGTTDEDMMNLALWLKRNKYRADQVQTYLPSPMALATAMYHSGFNPLKPVRRGVSEPVDAVKGLRQRRLHKAFLRYHDPENWPVLRDALKAMGRADLIGPGKHQLVPAWQPAGTGRAGEGRRVAQKGRPRPQAPRPFLTKGV from the coding sequence ATGGCCACTCTCGAACCGCAGGCCGTAAAGCCGCTTTTTTCCTACCGTAAATACTGGGCGCAGCGCTTCGGGGTCGCGCCCTTCCTGCCCATGTCGCGCGCCGAAATGGAGGCGCTGGGCTGGGATTCCTGCGACGTGATCCTCGTCACCGGCGACGCCTATATCGACCATCCGAGCTTCGGCATGGCGATCGTCGGCCGGCTGCTGGAGGCGCAGGGCTTCCGCGTCGGCATTATCGCCCAGCCGGACTGGCGCGACGCGTCCGCCTTCCGCGCGCTCGGGCGGCCCAATCTCTTCTTCGGCGTGACCAGCGGCAACATGGATTCCATGGTGAACCGCTACACCTCGGATCGCCGCTTGCGGCACAATGATTCCTACACGCCGGGTGGAGAGGGCGGCAAAAGGCCGGATCGGGCCGTCATCGTCTACGCGCAGCGCGCGCGCGAGGCCTTCCCGGACGCGCCCATCCTGCTCGGCGGCATTGAGGCGTCGCTGCGCCGCATCGCCCATTACGACTATTGGTCCGACAAGGTGCGCCGCGCCATCCTGCTCGACGCCAAGGCCGACCTGCTGCTCTATGGCAATGCGGAGCGTGCGCTCGTCGATGTCGCGCATCGCATCGCGAAAAGCGGGCTCGACCAGGATTTTTCAAACCTTCGCGGTCTCGCCCTGCTGCGTGATGCGACGCCCGACGGCTGGACCGAGGCGGCCGCCGACGATCTCGACGATCCGAGCGAAGGCCGCCGCCGGGGGACCGGCGAAGAGGCGGAGAAGATCGTCATCCGCCTGCCGTCCTTCGAGCAGGTGCGCGGCGATCCAGAGTCGTACGCCCGCGCCTCGCGCGTGCTGCACAAGGAGAGCAATCCCGGCAACGCCCGCCCGCTCGTGCAGCGCCACGGCGACAAGGACGTCTGGCTCACGGCGCCGCCGATCCCGCTGACCATGGCGGAAATGGACGCGGTCTATGAGCTGCCCTTTGCGCGCGCGCCGCATCCGGCCTACGGCGGCGCGAAAATTCCTGCCTGGGAGATGATCCGTCATTCGGTGACGATCATGCGCGGCTGTTTCGGCGGCTGCTCCTTCTGCTCCATCACCGAACATGAGGGACGCATCATTCAGTCGCGCTCGGAGGGCTCCATCCTGCGCGAGATCGAAACGATCCGCGATAAGACGGAGGGCTTCACCGGAGTCATTTCCGACATCGGCGGGCCGACCGCCAATATGTATCGCATGGCCTGCAAGGATCGCGAGACGGAGGCGCTTTGCCGGCGCCCGTCCTGCGTTTATCCAGATGTCTGCAAGAATCTCGACACCAGCCACGAGGCCTTGATCCAGCTCTATCGCAAGGCGCGGGCGATCCCGGGGGTCAAGAAGGTTTTCGTCGCATCCGGCGTGCGTTACGATCTCGCCGTCAAAAGCTCGGCCTATGTGCGCGAACTCGTCGAGCATCATGTCGGCGGCTATCTGAAGATCGCGCCCGAACATACGGAAGCCGGGCCGCTTTCGAAGATGATGAAGCCGGGCATCGGCGCCTACGATCGGTTCAAGCAGCTCTTCGACGCCGCGGCGCGGGCGGCGAAGAAGGATTATTTCCTCATCCCCTATTTTATCGCCGCCCACCCCGGCACGACGGATGAGGACATGATGAATCTGGCGCTTTGGCTGAAGCGCAACAAATATCGCGCCGATCAGGTCCAGACCTATCTGCCGTCGCCCATGGCGCTCGCCACGGCGATGTATCACAGCGGCTTCAATCCGCTGAAGCCGGTGCGTCGCGGCGTCTCGGAGCCGGTCGACGCGGTGAAGGGCCTGCGCCAGCGCCGCCTGCACAAGGCGTTCCTGCGCTATCACGATCCCGAAAACTGGCCCGTGCTGCGCGACGCCTTGAAGGCCATGGGCCGCGCCGATCTCATCGGGCCGGGCAAGCATCAGCTCGTGCCGGCCTGGCAGCCGGCCGGGACCGGCCGGGCGGGGGAGGGGCGTCGCGTGGCGCAGAAGGGCCGGCCGCGGCCCCAGGCGCCACGGCCGTTTCTCACGAAGGGCGTCTAG